The proteins below are encoded in one region of Halorhodospira halochloris:
- a CDS encoding rhodanese-like domain-containing protein, whose amino-acid sequence MSLNSMDVNQKYRCPAIALLLTIAFLALPHPAHSNYYSVAPDPGDLLQFNGVLVDIREPYEWQQTGIVEGSKTITYRHTEDFIEHLEPHLNQELRPIALICRTGNRTRQAAHLLSQKVDAPVINIEGGIFRLMHLGYRPVPYQDEEP is encoded by the coding sequence GTGAGCTTAAATTCGATGGATGTCAACCAAAAATACCGCTGCCCAGCAATCGCTCTGCTCTTAACCATAGCCTTTCTTGCCTTACCGCATCCGGCACACAGCAACTATTACTCGGTAGCCCCTGATCCAGGCGATCTATTGCAATTTAACGGCGTATTGGTCGATATTCGTGAGCCTTACGAATGGCAGCAGACTGGCATCGTGGAGGGGTCAAAGACCATAACCTACCGCCACACCGAGGATTTTATAGAGCATCTAGAGCCTCACTTAAATCAGGAACTCCGCCCTATTGCGCTTATCTGCCGAACCGGTAACCGCACTCGGCAAGCGGCCCATCTGCTGTCCCAAAAGGTTGATGCCCCGGTTATAAATATCGAAGGAGGGATATTTCGGTTAATGCACTTGGGTTATAGGCCGGTGCCTTATCAAGATGAAGAGCCCTAA
- a CDS encoding DedA family protein: MAAEIIIEILEHLGLIGIFIAMIFIAPETLMPFLGYAASQGDYHPLAALAAASLGSTFGSTLIYYAARWLDRERMIWWLTLGGRWYLFKRSDIAAMDKVFSRHGALIVFFGRFLPTVRSVVSVPAGLLPMPMPKFLLFTFLGSTAWNSLLVLGGYTAGANWERMVEYLGTFGTLITFAFIALIIGFVLFRLRTLTLGK; encoded by the coding sequence ATGGCAGCGGAGATAATCATAGAAATCCTTGAACACCTCGGGCTGATTGGCATCTTCATTGCCATGATCTTCATCGCCCCCGAGACGTTGATGCCTTTTCTCGGTTACGCCGCCTCGCAAGGGGATTACCACCCCTTAGCGGCGCTGGCAGCGGCCAGTCTCGGCTCAACCTTCGGCTCGACGCTGATTTACTATGCGGCCCGCTGGCTTGACCGGGAACGGATGATTTGGTGGCTAACTCTAGGTGGCCGCTGGTATCTATTCAAGAGGAGCGACATTGCGGCAATGGATAAGGTCTTTTCGCGTCACGGCGCCTTGATCGTCTTTTTTGGCCGCTTCTTGCCTACCGTGCGCAGCGTTGTCTCGGTTCCCGCAGGCCTCTTGCCCATGCCTATGCCAAAGTTCCTGCTCTTTACCTTTCTCGGCAGTACCGCTTGGAACTCCCTATTAGTCCTTGGTGGCTATACAGCCGGCGCTAACTGGGAAAGGATGGTAGAATATTTGGGCACCTTTGGCACCTTGATTACATTCGCTTTCATAGCTCTGATTATCGGCTTTGTACTCTTCCGTCTGAGGACGTTGACGTTAGGCAAGTGA
- the glgA gene encoding glycogen synthase GlgA has protein sequence MKILFVTAEAWPLAKTGGLGDVAYGLTCALADRGHDVRLLMPAYPSARERLEGPIKYLSLGSGAGSVKGQAQTSSTKGQAQSEGQAQISQSEGQAPGGGQAQPKGQAPTPSKGQAQSPAPSKGQAQSSNRYHKQKIIEGRLPGSEVSVWLLDDPELFERVGSPYATASGEPWPDNHLRFYWLSRVAAAIAAGEVLDWQADILHANDWQSALAPVFLQDYSESHQERPRTVFSIHNLAYRGIFSADVFAQLELPAAMWNPERLEFYGELAFIKGALTLSDAITTVSPTYAREIQTPAFGWGLDGLLRSRSSDLHGIINGVDTTTWDPATDPHLAANYSAPDPQAKAKNRQAIAVEIGLDDDPQSPLLGFIGRLVEQKGIDLILGALPRLLASGARLAILGSGDNTLERALLQAAQAHPGRVGVSIGYDEGQAHRIEAGSDIFLMPSRFEPCGLNQLYSLRYGTPPLVNPTGGLADTVLDVDAHAGGNGFCTAAADAGSLAATVERALSYWQDQEAWQKIQARGMSADYSWDRSADAYVDLYERIRATGWQRR, from the coding sequence TTGAAAATTCTCTTTGTCACCGCAGAAGCCTGGCCACTGGCTAAAACCGGCGGTCTGGGCGACGTCGCTTACGGACTCACCTGTGCGCTAGCCGACCGCGGCCACGACGTGCGTCTTCTGATGCCAGCTTACCCCAGCGCCCGCGAACGCCTTGAAGGGCCGATCAAGTACCTCTCCCTCGGCAGTGGCGCCGGGAGTGTAAAGGGACAGGCACAGACATCCTCCACAAAGGGACAGGCACAATCAGAGGGACAGGCACAAATCTCCCAATCAGAGGGACAGGCACCGGGAGGGGGACAGGCACAACCAAAGGGACAGGCACCGACCCCCTCAAAGGGACAGGCACAATCCCCGGCACCCTCAAAGGGACAGGCACAATCCTCCAACCGGTACCACAAGCAAAAGATCATTGAAGGCCGGCTCCCGGGCAGCGAGGTGTCTGTATGGCTGCTCGACGATCCCGAGCTTTTCGAGCGGGTTGGATCGCCATATGCCACCGCCAGCGGGGAGCCGTGGCCGGATAACCACTTGCGCTTCTACTGGTTGTCGCGGGTAGCGGCGGCCATCGCCGCCGGGGAGGTGCTCGATTGGCAGGCCGATATCCTCCACGCCAACGACTGGCAAAGCGCACTAGCCCCGGTATTTTTGCAGGACTATAGCGAGAGCCACCAAGAGCGCCCACGGACGGTCTTTAGCATCCACAACCTGGCCTACCGCGGCATTTTCTCGGCTGACGTATTTGCTCAGCTCGAGTTGCCCGCTGCAATGTGGAACCCCGAACGGCTGGAGTTCTACGGCGAGTTGGCCTTTATCAAGGGCGCGCTAACCCTCAGTGATGCAATCACCACAGTCAGCCCAACCTACGCCCGCGAGATTCAAACCCCGGCATTCGGCTGGGGACTCGACGGCCTGCTGCGCTCGCGCAGCAGTGATCTGCACGGCATTATCAATGGCGTTGACACCACAACGTGGGATCCGGCTACCGACCCGCATCTAGCCGCCAACTACTCTGCCCCTGACCCTCAAGCCAAGGCCAAAAACCGTCAGGCCATCGCGGTAGAAATCGGCCTTGACGATGACCCCCAATCCCCCCTGCTCGGCTTTATCGGCCGCTTGGTTGAACAAAAGGGGATCGATTTGATCCTCGGCGCATTGCCCCGGCTGTTAGCCAGCGGCGCTCGCCTGGCCATTCTCGGCTCTGGCGATAACACCCTGGAGCGAGCATTGCTCCAGGCAGCTCAAGCCCATCCTGGTCGGGTCGGCGTATCCATCGGTTACGATGAGGGACAGGCACACCGCATCGAGGCCGGGAGTGATATCTTTCTAATGCCTTCTCGCTTCGAACCCTGCGGTCTCAACCAGCTCTACTCGCTGCGCTACGGCACTCCCCCGCTGGTCAACCCCACCGGCGGACTTGCTGATACGGTGCTCGATGTAGATGCGCACGCCGGTGGCAACGGCTTTTGCACGGCGGCAGCCGATGCCGGCTCATTAGCCGCGACCGTGGAACGCGCCCTCAGCTATTGGCAGGATCAAGAGGCTTGGCAAAAGATACAGGCTCGCGGCATGAGCGCCGATTACTCATGGGATCGGTCAGCTGATGCCTACGTTGATTTGTACGAGAGAATCAGGGCTACAGGATGGCAGCGGAGATAA
- the glgB gene encoding 1,4-alpha-glucan branching protein GlgB produces MSKPTSSPRSTTPSSPGAVAPSSSDEQAPTLADFDLHLFSEGRHWHTQNFLGAHQVEHQGSRGVRFAVWAPNADRVSVIGDFNDWDAARHPMQVRPEAGIWEIFIPAVEPGALYKFAIRNRDSGEVLTKTDPYGRRFELRPNTAAIVEPPDNYRWQDAEWMEHRRRHPDFWQHQPMSIYEVHLGSWQLDEHGQFLDYRTLAHRLVDHVRALGFTHIELLPITEHPFDGSWGYQTTGYFAPTSRFGSPDDFRYFVDHCHCNGIGVILDWVPAHFPRDEWALARFDGTQLYEHADPRQGEHRDWGTLIFNFGRNEVRSFLLASALYWLETFHLDGLRVDAVASMLYLDYSREDGDWIPNIYGGNENLEAISFLREMNSVTHGEQPGTCVLAEESTSWPQVTRPTYLGGLGFTMKWNMGWMHDTLTYMREDPVHRRYHHDQLTFGMLYAFTENFVLPFSHDEVVHGKGSLLQRMPGDDWQAFANLRLLYAYQFTYPGKKLLFMGCEFAQRHEWSETRGLDWHELCSEYHRGIQQLIADLNALYSSCPALHHYDFDHRGFAWADCHDSDQSVLSYYRYARSEGDRHRDQRDRHNDQGDLQGDRHRDLDGLERDRHSEEGDRHKEKHHDYSLVALNFTPVPRFGYRLGVPQPGFWQERLNSDAACYGGSNLGNGGGVMAEEIPWSGQPYSVSLTLPPLAAVVLVSSSHDDGALGTGD; encoded by the coding sequence GTGAGTAAACCGACCTCTTCGCCGCGCTCAACAACACCTTCGTCACCCGGCGCTGTTGCCCCTAGCTCCAGCGATGAGCAGGCCCCGACGCTCGCCGATTTCGATCTGCACCTCTTTAGCGAGGGGCGTCACTGGCATACCCAGAATTTTCTCGGTGCCCACCAGGTTGAGCACCAGGGCAGCCGCGGGGTGCGCTTTGCGGTGTGGGCTCCGAATGCTGATCGGGTCAGTGTGATCGGCGATTTCAATGACTGGGACGCCGCTCGCCATCCGATGCAGGTGCGCCCTGAGGCCGGGATCTGGGAAATTTTTATCCCGGCTGTCGAACCCGGGGCGCTGTATAAGTTCGCCATCCGCAATCGCGATAGCGGAGAGGTCTTAACCAAGACCGATCCTTACGGGCGGCGTTTCGAGCTGCGCCCGAATACGGCTGCCATTGTCGAGCCGCCTGATAACTATCGCTGGCAGGATGCGGAGTGGATGGAGCACCGCCGCCGGCACCCGGATTTTTGGCAGCACCAGCCAATGTCTATCTACGAGGTTCACCTAGGTTCGTGGCAACTCGATGAACACGGTCAGTTCCTCGACTACCGCACCCTCGCCCACCGCCTAGTCGACCACGTCCGCGCCCTCGGTTTTACCCACATCGAGCTGCTGCCGATCACCGAGCACCCCTTTGACGGTTCGTGGGGGTATCAGACGACCGGCTATTTTGCGCCTACCAGCCGTTTCGGCTCGCCTGATGACTTTCGCTATTTCGTCGATCACTGCCACTGTAACGGCATCGGCGTTATCCTCGATTGGGTGCCGGCCCATTTCCCGCGCGACGAATGGGCCCTGGCCCGGTTTGATGGCACGCAGCTGTATGAGCATGCCGACCCGCGCCAGGGTGAGCATCGCGACTGGGGAACGCTGATCTTCAACTTCGGGCGTAATGAGGTGCGCTCGTTCCTGCTCGCCAGCGCCCTCTACTGGCTAGAGACCTTCCACCTCGACGGGCTCCGGGTCGATGCCGTCGCCTCCATGCTCTATCTCGATTATTCGCGCGAGGACGGCGACTGGATCCCGAACATCTACGGCGGCAATGAGAATCTTGAGGCGATTTCGTTTCTACGCGAGATGAATAGCGTCACCCACGGCGAACAACCCGGCACCTGTGTACTAGCCGAGGAGTCGACCTCATGGCCGCAGGTTACCCGCCCGACCTATCTCGGCGGCCTAGGTTTTACCATGAAGTGGAACATGGGCTGGATGCACGACACCCTGACCTACATGCGCGAGGATCCGGTCCACCGGCGCTATCACCACGATCAGCTAACCTTCGGCATGCTCTACGCCTTCACCGAGAACTTCGTCCTGCCGTTTAGCCACGACGAGGTAGTGCACGGCAAGGGCAGCCTCCTCCAACGCATGCCCGGCGACGACTGGCAGGCCTTCGCCAACCTTCGCCTCCTCTACGCCTACCAGTTCACCTACCCCGGCAAGAAGCTGCTCTTCATGGGCTGCGAGTTCGCCCAACGCCACGAGTGGTCAGAGACCCGAGGCCTCGACTGGCACGAACTATGCTCCGAATACCACCGCGGCATCCAACAGCTGATCGCCGACCTCAACGCCCTCTACTCCAGCTGCCCAGCCCTCCACCACTACGACTTCGACCACCGCGGCTTCGCCTGGGCCGATTGCCACGACAGCGACCAGTCCGTCCTCAGCTACTACCGTTATGCCCGAAGCGAGGGGGACAGGCACAGAGATCAAAGGGACAGGCACAATGATCAGGGGGATTTGCAGGGGGACAGGCACAGAGATTTAGATGGATTGGAGAGGGACAGGCACAGTGAGGAAGGGGACAGGCACAAAGAAAAACACCATGACTACTCCCTAGTCGCGCTCAACTTCACCCCGGTTCCGCGCTTCGGATACCGCCTTGGCGTCCCTCAGCCGGGCTTTTGGCAAGAGCGATTAAACAGTGACGCCGCCTGCTACGGCGGCTCCAACCTCGGCAACGGTGGCGGAGTTATGGCTGAAGAGATCCCGTGGAGCGGTCAGCCCTACTCTGTCTCTCTGACCTTGCCACCTCTGGCAGCCGTGGTGCTGGTAAGCAGTAGCCATGATGACGGAGCACTGGGGACGGGAGACTAG
- the glgC gene encoding glucose-1-phosphate adenylyltransferase produces MQENASPRYVSRLTRNTLALILAGGRGTRLKHLTQWRAKPAVPFGGKFRIIDFPLSNCVNSGIRRIGVLTQYKAHSLIRHIRQGWSSLRADFSEFVELLPAQQRIETSWYLGTADAVYQSLDIVRMHNPELVLILAGDHVYKMDYGPLLAYHVEKGADVTVGCIEVPLDEASAFGLMNINEDNQVVRFEEKPADPTPMPGSQTHSLASMGIYVFNREFMFKALGVDARTSSEHDFGKDIIPSLIDKAQVYAYPFRDPATGDQSYWRDVGTVDAFWRANLELVEVTPELNLCDREWPIWTFQEQLPPAKFVFDEDQRRGMVVDSMVSGGCIVAGAYLRRSVLFSSVVVDERTKVQDSVILPEARIEPGCRISNAVIDKHCRIEAGTVIGEDPEEDARRFHVTDSGVVLVTPDMLGQEIHVVY; encoded by the coding sequence ATGCAAGAGAACGCCTCGCCGCGCTACGTTAGCCGCCTGACGCGGAACACCTTAGCCCTGATTCTCGCCGGTGGTCGCGGGACTCGCCTCAAACATCTCACCCAATGGCGCGCCAAACCGGCGGTGCCATTTGGCGGCAAGTTTCGCATAATCGACTTTCCGCTCTCCAACTGCGTTAACTCCGGGATTCGTCGCATCGGAGTGCTGACACAATATAAGGCCCACTCGCTGATTCGCCACATTCGCCAGGGCTGGAGCTCGCTGCGCGCCGATTTCAGCGAGTTCGTCGAACTTTTACCGGCCCAGCAGCGTATCGAGACCTCTTGGTATTTGGGCACCGCCGATGCCGTCTACCAGAGCCTGGACATCGTGCGCATGCACAACCCGGAGCTAGTGCTGATCCTCGCCGGTGACCACGTCTATAAGATGGACTACGGTCCGCTGCTCGCCTACCACGTCGAGAAGGGCGCCGATGTCACCGTCGGCTGCATCGAGGTGCCACTGGACGAGGCCAGCGCCTTCGGGTTGATGAACATCAACGAAGATAATCAGGTGGTGCGTTTCGAAGAGAAGCCGGCCGACCCCACCCCGATGCCCGGCTCGCAGACCCACTCCCTGGCCTCAATGGGCATCTACGTCTTCAATCGCGAGTTCATGTTCAAGGCGCTGGGAGTGGATGCGCGCACCAGCTCCGAGCACGACTTTGGTAAAGACATCATCCCCTCGCTCATCGACAAGGCCCAGGTCTACGCCTATCCTTTCCGTGACCCGGCTACCGGTGATCAGTCATACTGGCGCGATGTCGGAACAGTGGACGCCTTCTGGCGGGCCAACCTGGAGCTCGTCGAAGTCACCCCGGAGCTCAACCTCTGCGACCGCGAGTGGCCTATCTGGACGTTCCAAGAGCAGTTGCCGCCGGCCAAATTCGTCTTCGACGAGGATCAACGCCGCGGCATGGTCGTCGACTCCATGGTCTCGGGTGGCTGTATCGTCGCCGGGGCCTACCTGCGCCGCTCAGTGCTCTTCTCCTCAGTGGTGGTTGATGAGCGGACCAAGGTGCAGGATTCGGTGATCCTCCCTGAGGCGCGCATCGAGCCGGGCTGTCGTATCAGCAACGCGGTTATCGACAAGCACTGCCGCATCGAGGCCGGCACCGTTATTGGTGAGGATCCGGAGGAGGATGCCCGGCGTTTCCATGTTACTGATTCTGGGGTGGTTCTGGTTACCCCAGATATGCTTGGTCAGGAGATCCATGTTGTCTATTGA
- a CDS encoding glycoside hydrolase, producing MSIEKSSTTGPSPDKVRVVLCWHMHQPSYVNPASGDYELPWTYLHGIKDYTDMAAHLEANPQARAVVNFSPILIEQIEDYAEQIKGFLASGERLRDPLLNALAQPVISADPEHRRSILEQCRRINRPRLVDPYPQYRQLMEFADLLDQQPTMLRYLDESFHEDLVTWYHLAWLGETVRGSEPLAKRLIEKGHGYSVHERRELLALIGEQLSGLLPRYRKLAEQGRVELSMTPYGHPILPLLQDLQSALEAWPDAPMPEQVTAYPGGEERARWHLEHGREVFERAFGQAPHGCWPSEGALSEPTVRLLSECGFKWAASGSGVLENSLNGNGVEEQQRNGHWHRAYIFQGEASGAGENSVEPTRCFFRDDGLSDAIGFVYSDWHGDDAVANLVVKLEEIAVASKDPGNTVISIIMDGENAWEHYPANGYYFLSGLYEKLSEHPRLHLTTFAEAIEQVEPIALDRLVAGSWVYGTLSTWIGEVDKNRAWELLVAAKQAYDSQIDKLEGPARDRAERQLAICESSDWFWWFGDYNPPDVVRDFDHLFRIQLAALYQCLGLEPPQELDHRFTHIGTGSPQMGGVMRQGRLES from the coding sequence TTGTCTATTGAAAAATCATCGACCACCGGGCCGTCCCCGGACAAGGTACGGGTTGTACTGTGCTGGCACATGCACCAGCCGAGCTACGTCAATCCGGCTAGCGGCGATTACGAATTGCCGTGGACGTACCTTCACGGCATTAAAGACTATACCGACATGGCCGCACACCTTGAGGCCAATCCCCAGGCTCGCGCCGTGGTCAACTTCTCGCCGATCCTGATTGAACAGATTGAGGACTACGCCGAGCAGATCAAGGGTTTCCTGGCGAGCGGCGAGCGCTTGCGGGATCCGCTGCTGAACGCGCTCGCGCAGCCGGTGATTTCCGCCGACCCTGAGCATCGGCGCAGCATCCTCGAGCAGTGCCGGCGCATTAACCGCCCGCGACTAGTCGACCCCTATCCGCAGTATCGGCAGCTGATGGAGTTTGCCGATTTGCTCGACCAGCAGCCGACTATGCTGCGCTATCTCGATGAGAGCTTCCACGAAGATCTGGTCACTTGGTACCACCTGGCCTGGCTGGGAGAGACGGTGCGCGGCAGTGAGCCGCTGGCCAAGCGGCTGATCGAAAAGGGGCATGGATACTCGGTCCACGAGCGGCGCGAGCTCCTGGCCCTGATTGGCGAGCAGCTCTCGGGACTCTTGCCGCGCTATCGTAAGCTGGCTGAGCAGGGGCGGGTTGAGCTGTCGATGACCCCCTACGGCCACCCCATCTTGCCGCTGCTCCAGGACCTCCAATCAGCCCTAGAGGCGTGGCCGGATGCGCCGATGCCGGAACAGGTTACGGCCTATCCTGGGGGCGAGGAGCGGGCCCGCTGGCACCTCGAGCACGGGCGGGAGGTCTTCGAACGCGCCTTTGGCCAGGCGCCGCACGGGTGCTGGCCGTCGGAAGGGGCGTTGAGCGAGCCGACCGTGCGGTTGCTGAGTGAGTGCGGCTTCAAGTGGGCGGCTAGCGGCAGCGGGGTGCTGGAAAATAGCCTCAATGGCAATGGCGTCGAGGAGCAGCAGCGTAATGGCCACTGGCACCGCGCCTACATCTTCCAGGGCGAGGCTAGCGGGGCTGGCGAGAACAGCGTCGAGCCGACGCGGTGCTTTTTCCGCGACGACGGGCTATCCGATGCTATCGGCTTCGTCTACTCCGACTGGCACGGGGATGACGCCGTCGCCAATCTCGTCGTCAAGCTCGAGGAAATCGCTGTTGCTAGCAAAGATCCCGGCAATACGGTGATCAGTATAATCATGGATGGCGAGAACGCCTGGGAGCACTACCCGGCGAACGGCTACTACTTCCTCTCCGGTCTTTACGAAAAGTTGAGCGAACATCCCCGGCTCCACTTGACCACCTTCGCTGAGGCGATTGAGCAGGTAGAGCCGATCGCCCTGGACAGGCTGGTCGCTGGCAGCTGGGTCTACGGCACCCTCTCGACCTGGATCGGTGAGGTCGACAAGAACCGCGCTTGGGAGCTGCTCGTCGCCGCCAAGCAGGCCTACGACAGCCAAATCGATAAACTCGAGGGTCCCGCCCGGGATCGCGCCGAGCGGCAGCTGGCAATCTGCGAAAGCTCGGACTGGTTCTGGTGGTTCGGTGACTACAACCCGCCCGACGTGGTGCGCGACTTCGACCACCTCTTTCGCATCCAACTCGCCGCGCTCTACCAGTGTCTCGGCTTAGAGCCGCCCCAAGAGCTCGATCACCGCTTCACCCACATCGGCACCGGTAGCCCGCAGATGGGCGGGGTCATGCGTCAAGGTCGTCTCGAATCATGA